The DNA window ACTTGCGGGCGACTTCCGACGGAATCAGCTTGATCACGGCATCGTCGATGTCGAAATGGTCGAGGCTGATCGAAGGAACACCGAACTGCTGCGACAGACACTCGGTGATGTCCTCCTCTGAGACATACCCGAGATTGATGATCGTTTCACCGAGCTTCGCGCCGGTCTCGCGCTGCCGGTCGAGAGACTCCTTCAGCTGGTCCTGAGTCATCAGGCCAGCTTTGACGAGTAGCTCTCCGAGTCTAATGCTCATAACTTGCCTTTCTCGGGCGCCAGGCGCCGAGTCTTCAGACGACCATCGGACTACGAAACATAACACGGCGCCGCCGGGCGACAAATGCTTTCCTCGTTGATCTTAAGTCGAAAAGCCGGAAAGGAGTCGATCGATCGACTCGATGACCGAACTGGTTGAAATCGAGCCCATCGCCCGGTCCGCGCCCCAGGTGCTGACGACCGCCACCTTCCGGCCCCACGGGCCGTTGCGGCCGGGATCGGTCGGGCCGTACAACCCGACGACCGGCCTTCCCATCGCGGCGGCCATGTGCAGCGGTCCCGTGTCGCCCCCGACCACCAGGAGCGCCGCGGCGAGCAGGCCGCCGAGCTCCCGAAGGTCCGTCGGCGGCGCCAACCGGGCGCCGGAACCCTCCGCCACCTCTCCGGCGAGCTCCTCCTCGCCCCGCCCCCACACGACGAGCACGTCCGCTCCTCGGGAGATCAGGTGCCGGCCGAGCTGCGCGAAACTCTCCGGACTCCAGTTCTTCTCCGCTCTCCCGGTTCCCGGTATCAGAACGATCGGCCCCGTCGTCTCCGGCTTCCGGACACCGAGGAAGCGGGAGAAGTCGAGCTCCGGAATCGGAAGGGGAGCTCCGGCGATCGCAGAAGCGAGCGCCATGTTCTGCTCGATGACGTGGAGCGACGGATCGACCTCGATCCTCCGATTGATCAGCAGCAGAGCAGCCTTTTCCCGTATCGAGCTCGCGCCGAAGCCCCATCGGGTGCCTGCTCCGGCGACGAGTCCCCAGATCGCGCTCTTTAGAAGGCCCTGGAAGTCGACCGCACACTCGCCCCGGGCGAAGTCCCGCACGGCGCTGCGGGCCGCGCGAAACTGCCGGATGGCCTCAGGCGAGAACGGAGCGTGTCCCCACCGCTTCATCGTCACCGGAATCACTTCGACGTTCGAGATCTCCCGCGCGAGCTCCTGATACGCCCCTTCGACTGCCCAGGCCATCTTCGAACCGGCGAGTGCACGCGAGAGCGCGACCACCGCCGGAGCGGTATGGAGGACGTCACCCAAGGCGGAGAGGCGGATGACGAGCAGCCTGCTGCAATCCGGCCCGGGCGATTCGGAGCTCATCTGCCGGTTCGACCGAGGATCTCGGTCGTCGAATGGTCCTTCGGATCCCCGACGATCGCGACCCGCCCGCCATAGCTTCGCACCAGCGCCCCCTCCGGGACCGATGACTCCGTGTAATCAGTTCCTTTGCACTGGACGTCCGGACGCAGCCTCTCGATCAGGCCCGCGGGGGAGGAATCGTCGAAAATGACGACGTAGTCGGGCCAGAGGGTCGATGCGATCATCTCGGCGCGCTCCTCCGCAGGCATCACCGGCCGCCCGGAACCTTTGATCTCCCGGACCGAACGGTCTCCATTGACCGCGACGACGAGAATGTCCGCCTCCCGGGAGGCCCCCTCGAGATAGCGGAGATGACCGACGTGAAGGATGTCGAAACAACCGTTGGCCAGAGCGACGGTTCGACCCTCCTGGCGCCGGACCTTCAATTCGCGCTCGAGCTCGTCCGTATCGAGAATCGGTGCGGGACTCCGTCTCATCGCTTCAGCATCGGGATGTCGACGCCCCTCTCCCCGGCCACGTCGATCGCCCTCTCATATCCGGCATCCACGTGGCGCATGACGCCGGTGCCGGGGTCGGTCGTGAGAACGCGCTCGATCCGGGTCGCTGCCGCCTCGGTGCCGTCGGCGACCACGACCATACCTGCATGGAGCGAGTAGCCGATTCCGACTCCGCCGCCGTGATGGAACGATACCCATGTGGCGCCGGCCACGGCATTGAGGAGCACGTTGAGAATCGGCCAGTCCGCGATTGCATCGGAACCGTCTTTCATCCCCTCGGTTTCCCTGTTCGGAGATGCGACCGACCCGGAGTCGAGGTGGTCGCGCCCGATGACGATCGGCGCCCGGACTGCTCCCGAACGGACGAGCTCGTTGAACGCCAGTCCGGCCCGGTCCCGCTCCCCGTAACCGAGCCAGCAGATTCTCGCTGGAAGGCCCTGAAATTCGACCCGCTCCTGCGCCATACGGATCCAGCGGTGGAGCGCGACGTCGTCGGGAAAGAGCTCGAGTATCTTTTCGTCGGTCACCCGGATGTCCTCGGGATCTCCGGAGAGAGCCGCCCACCGGAACGGTCCCTTCCCCTCGCAGAATAGCGGCCGGATGAAGAGGGGGACGAACCCTTCGATCGCGAACGGATTCTCGACGCCCGCTTTGAGGGCCTGGCCGCGAAGATTGTTGCCGTAGTCGAACGTCACCGCGCCGGCGTCCTGGAGCGCGATCATGGCGCGGACGTGGCGAGCCATCGATTCGTATGAGCGTCGGACGTATTCGTCGGGATCGCGACGGCGGAGCTCGAGCGCCGCATCGAAGCTCAGGCCCGTCGGGACGTAGCCGTTCAACTCGTCGTGCGCGGAGGTCTGGTCGGTCAGGACATCGGGGATGATCGAGCGCTCGAGGAGGCGCTCGAGAAGATCGACGGCGTTGGCGACGACTCCGATCGAGACGGCCTCTCCGGCGTTTTTCGCCTCGAGAGATCGATCGATCGCCTGATCGAGATCATCGATTCGTTCGTCGAGGTATCGCTTTTCGAGTCGTCGCTCGATTCTGCTCGGGTCGATCTCCGCGATCAGACAGGTCGCTTCGTTCATCGTTGCGGCGAGTGGCTGGGCTCCTCCCATCCCTCCGAGCCCGCCGCTCACGACGAGCCGCTTCCGGAGCGAGTCTCCGAAATGCCGGCGTGCGACGGCGGCGAAACACTCGAAGGTCCCCTGGAGGATCCCCTGGGTTCCGATGTAGATCCACGATCCCGCGGTCATCTGTCCATACATGGTCAAACCGAGGTCTTCGAGTCGCCGGAACTCCTCGGAGGTTGCCCAGTGGGGAACCAGGTTGGAGTTCGCGATCAGGACGCGGGGTGCGTCGGCATGTGTGCGGAAAACGCCGACCGGCTTGCCCGACTGGACCAGAAGGGTCTCGTCGTTCTCGAGGCGTCGCAGCGCGCTGACGATCGCATGGAACGCCTCTTCGTTTCGTGCTGCCTTGCCACGCCCCCCGTAGACGATGAGGTCTTCGGGGCGCTCGGCGACCTCCGGGTCGAGATTGTTCATCAGCATCCGGAGCGCCGCCTCCTGCTGCCATCCTCGGCAGCTCAGCGTCGATCCGCGTGGTGCTCGAATTGTCTTCATATCGTTTCGAAGAACTATTCTATGCGGCCCACGAGTGGAAGAAGAGTGAAGAGTGAAGAGTGAAGAGTGAAAGAAGAGAAGCCGCGAAGGTAACCACTCGATACACTCACCCTTCGTTCACGAGCCTGCCGCCAGATTCTTCGCCCGCGCTCCGCCGGGCTCAGAATGACGAGTGTTGTGTTTGTGCGACGTGACGATCATGCACGAATGTTTGTTCTCGCGAAAACCCTCCCCTCGTCATCCTGAGCAATTGACCGGCGCGTTTGCGACGGTGAAGCGGAAATGACCCTGTGGAGTGCAGAAACAACCGCACTCGCATACTCAAACCGACGTCGTCCCGAGCGGGCGGTCGGGCGGGCAAGCGAGGGACCTTGTAGGGTCGGACATCAGGCCAAGCGAAGCGCTGCAAAAGGTCGAAGTCCACGCAATTTCGTGGTCGTTTCATTAGAGCCGCCGAAGGACGGCGAAGGATCTGGGCGCGGGATCGTGAGCCAACGTTGCACCTCCAACCTCCAACCGAACACCGCGTTGGATAGAATTCGCCCGTGCCGGTCGAAGAATCGATGCGGGATCGGAGTCGAAAGATCTACAGACGGCTCGTCCGGATGTATCCGGATGCCGAGTGCAGTCTCGACTTCGAGAACGCCTGGCAGCTGCTCGTCGCGACGATTCTCTCCGCCCAGAGCACCGATGCGAACGTCAACGAGGTGACGCCGCGGCTCTTCGAGCGCTTTGCCGGTCCGGAAGATCTGGCGAATGCGAAGCGGAACGAGATCGAAGAACTGATTCACTCGACCGGTTTTTTCCGTCAGAAGGCGAAGGCGATCCAGACGACGGCGCTGGCGGTCGTCAGGGAGCACGGTGGTGTGGTGCCCGACACGATGGAAGAGCTGGTCGAGCTCCAGGGTGTCGGGCGGAAGACGGCGAACGTCGTGCTCGGAAACGCGATGGGACGGCCGGCTGGCGTGGTCGTCGACACTCACGTCCGTCGGGTCTCGTCGAGGCTCGGCTTCACCGCGCACGACGATCCGGTGAAGATCGAGCGCGATCTGATGGAGCTTTTCTCGAAGAGAACGTGGGTTCGCCTGAGCCACCTCCTGATCGCGCACGGCCGGGCGATCTGTCAGGCGCGTAGACCGCTTTGCGAACAGTGCCGGCTTTCGGATCTCTGCCCCTCGTCCCGAGTGTGAGAGGATGAGTGCCCGAAGCAGGACCTCGCACGGCTCTTGCTGCGGGATGACCCGTGGACCGTTCCCTCGGAGAGATCATCAAGGGGCTGATGGCCGACATCTCGACCCTGATCCGGAGCGAGATCGCGCTCGCCAAGCTGGAAGTCCGCCATTCCGTCACGAAGCTCGGCGTCGGAGGAATCTTCTTCCTCGTTGCGGGCATCTTCGCCCTGACGGGAGTCATTCTCCTGATCGTCATGCTGATCCTCATCCTGGCGATCTGGCTCCAGACCTGGGCAGCCACGCTGATCGTTGCACTGCTGCTGTTCGCGCTGGCTTTCGTGGCCGTGATCATGGGTAAGAAGAAGCTCTCGAGCCTCGAGATCGTTCCGAAGGCGAGCGTCGAGAGTGTTCGAACCGACATCAATGCGATCAGAAACAGGGGGACTCAGTGAGCGACCGGGAACATGAGCGCGCGCATATCGAGCTGGCGATCGAGAGGGCACGGGATCGTGTCGGAACTTCGATCGATGAGCTGGATGAACGGGTCAAGAGCAAAATCGATTTCGGTCGAATGGCCAGAGAACACACCCCTCAGTTGCTTGCGGTCGGAGGAGTGATCGGACTCGTCATGGGTCTCGGAATCCCGAAGGCGTTCATCCGGATGGTCCAGATCGGCATCCCCGTCGGGATCGCTCTCGAGATCGCACGGCGCTCCCGGCCGAGCGACGAGAACCAGGAGCAGGCGGAGTCGGAAGCGAAGATCTTCAGCTGATCCGAACGTAGGCGGCGCCCGGAAGCGCTTTGACGAGTCCTCGGGTTTCGAGCTCGAAAAGCGCGGTGCCCAGCCGGCTGACCGGCGTCCTGCTCCGCTCGGCGATCGCATCGACGTGCAGGGGCTCATCCGGCTTCAGCGTCTTCAGGATCGTCGCCAGACCCTCCGGAAGATCGGGTTCGGCTTCGCGAGCGAGCTCCGGACCGACATCGATCCCGATCTCTTCGAGAATGTCGGAAACGTCGTGCACCAGCTTGGCTCCGTACTGGATCAGCCGGTGCGGCCCCTCGGTTCCCTCGTGAAAGATCGAGCCCGGAACGGCGAAGACTTCACGGTTCTGCTCGGCAGCCAGGCGGGCGGTGATCAGGGAGCCGCTTCTCGCCGAAGCCTCGACGATCACCGCGCCGGCCGACAGACCGGAGATGATCCGGTTCCGGACCGGGAAATTCGACTTGTGAGGCGGCCGTCCGGGCGGCAGCTCCGTGATGAGCGTGCCGCCGGTAGCGACGATTCGCTCGGCGAGCTTCTCGTGCGAGCGGGGGTAAATCACGTCGATACCCGTCGCCATGACGGCAATCGTCGTTCCTCCGGCCGTGACGGCGGCTTCGTGAGCCGCCGAGTCGATCCCTCGTGCGAGACCGGAGACCACGACGACCCCGTGTCTGGCGAGCTCGCGAGCGAGACGGGTCGCGGCTGCGAGGCCGTAGTGCGTGGCCTTTCTGCTCCCGACGACGGCGACCGATCGCCGCGAGAGAGCATCCCGGCTTCCCCGCACCCAGAGCGCCGAAGGGGGATCGTGAATCTCGGCGAGAAGCGGGGGATAGCCGGGGTCGAGAAGGGTGATCACATGGTCGCGCCAGCGTTCGACCTGATTTGCAAATTCAGGCAGTTGTAACGGATCTCTGACCAGCCGGGCGCGCGGTTCGGATAGATTCAGAAGCGACGCGAGCGCCCGAACCGGAGTCTGGGCGACCTCGGTCAATGGATCGAACGTCTGCCGGAGCACGCGCATGCGTGCGGGGTTGAGAAAATGGATGAAAGAATACGCGAGATGAAGATCGCGGAGTTTGTCAGATGGCATCGTGGGGTACCGATGCCGGGCGGAGATGCGGGTAAGCCTCTCGAGCGGGACGCGGAGATTATAATCGGAAACTCTCCGGCTGTCGCCGGTCCGGGCTCACGATGAAACGCCTCCTGCCCATTTTCCTCACCACATTGGTTGCCGTACCGATCGGATGCCGGAGCCACGACCTGTCCACCGAGCAGGGGCAGGCGCGCTTCGGGGTCGAGGCTGCCGAGATGAATCTGTGGAGAGAGGCGAGGTTCCGTTTCGAGAAGACCGTGCAGATGAATCCCGACGACGCCCGGAACTGGAGCAACCTGGCCGTCGCTTACGAGGGTACCGGAGAGTACGACCTCGCTCGGGACGCCTATCTCCGCGCGCTTCAGCTCGATCGGGCCAACGAGTTCGTCCAGAGGAACTACTCCCGGTTTCTCGAGCACTACGGAACACCCGAGGCGGAAGACGCGAAGGAAGAGTCGCCGGAAGAAGCGGAAAAGCCGACTGAGGATGCGGAAGCGTCGCCGGAAGAATCGGACGAGACAACGGAAGAAGTGGAAGAGTCGGAGGATGCCGAAGAGTCGGAGGAGACCGAAGAGTCGGAAGATCCGAACGAGGATCTCCCGGATGGCTCGGTGCCGCCCGCAGCGCCGATCGATCCGGACCCGGGAGACTCCGAGATGCCCGAGGACGAGAGTGAGGACTCAAATTGAAAAGAAGCTGGCTCATGGCAGCTCTTCTACTCGGTTCATGGGGCGCTGGCTCGATCGACGCCAAGGTCGTCGAAGCGAAGCTCACGCTTCCGGTCGAGCCGAAGCTCGCATTGGCGAGGGACGATCGGGTCGCCATCGCTCCTTTCGTGATCGCGACCTCGGCTGAAGAGGATCAACCGAATCGCCGGGAAGCACGGGTGGACGTGCTGCGCGAGTTTCAACGCTACCTCGCCAAGAACATCGCGAGAGAAGCGCGCGCGGAAGTCACGATCATCGATGACGTCCAGCTCACCGGGGGAAGCGTCAACGAACTGGTGGCGGATCAGGGCTTCTGGCGCGGCATCGGTCGTCGCTACGGAGCCGACATCGTCATCTCGGGGATCATCGACTTCGACATCGAGGACAAGGTCGGTTATCGATCCGAGGAGTACGTCTCTCCGCTCGATGGCCGGACGTACTACCGGCAGGTTCTGGTCGAGACGACGGGATTCGTTTTCGACATCGTCGTGCTGATCTTCGATGGCGAAACGGGAGAGAAGCTCGTGGAGGAAAACTTCCGCGATTTCAAGGAACTGCGAGGAAGGAACTTCGATGAAGTTCTGGGACTGTTCCAGAACCTTCGAGCACTGGAAACGAAAATCATCGGGCTTTTCGTGAAGCAGGAGGTTGCTTCGACCCGTTACCTCTTCACCCGGTAACCATGGAGGGAGCACAGTGAAACGTATTGCAGCGGCAGTTTCGACGATCCTGCTAGTTTCGGCGTTCGCCCAGGAGGCTTCCGGCTTCGGCAAGAACAAGATCACGTATGACGAGTTCGACTGGAAGATCTACACGTCGACCCACTTCGACGTTTATTTCTATGAAGAGGAGAGGGAGTCGCTGCAGAAGATCGTCAACTATGCAGAGAGTGCATACGACGAGCTTTCGAGAAGATTCGATCATCAGATCGAGAAGCGGATCCCGCTGATCTACTACGCCACGCACTCGGCGTTCGAGCAGAACAACATCATCCTGAACTTCATACCGGAGGGGGTGGGTGCGTTCGCGGAGCCGGTCCGGAATCGGATGGTTCTGCCGATCGACATGCCGGACGAGGCGGTCTACGCCCTGATCAAGCATGAGCTCACGCACGTCTTCGAGTACGAGATTTTCTTTCAGGGGAGGCTGGGGCGGCGAATCAGGGCGAATCCTCCGACATGGCTGATGGAAGGCCTCGCTTCCTACATGGCCCAGGACGAGGACACGGCGGATCGAATGGTCCTCCGGGACGCGGTCGTCAACGACAACCTTCCATCGATCTCCCAACCCGTCGGCGGTTTTTTCGGATACCGGTTCGGTCACGCCGTTTTCGAGTTCATGGAAACGAACTGGGGAATCGAAGGCTTGCGGGACTTCATCTACGAGTACCGCAACGCGCTCGGTTCGGACGTGGAGCGGCCGATCCGTCGCGCATTCGACCTTTCGATCAATGAGTTCGACTCGATGTTTCGGACCTGGCTCCGGAAGCGCTACCTCCCCGCGCTCATCTCGAAGGGGGAGCCGCTCGAGTATGGCGAGCCGTTCCGGCTCGGCGAGAACGTCTACAGCCAGGAGACGTCACCGGTTCCGGCGCCATCGGGCGATCTGATGGCCGCGATCGCGACCTATAAACAGGACGTCGACGTGGCGCTTTTCACCGTCCCCGATCGGAAACTCTTCAAGAATATCTCGCGCGGCTTTCCGGACCACTACGAGTATGTGATCGCCCAGTTTCTGACGACGGCCCCCGCGATGGGGAGAGACATCGGCTTTTCGCCCGATGGCGACCGGATCGCGATGTTCGTGAAAAAGGAGCGTGGCCGCCAGCTGATGATCGTCAATGCACTTTACGGGAACATCGAGAGAATCATCCCGATGCCGGACGTCGAGCAGCAGCTCAGCCCTTCCTGGTCGCCCGACGGCAACCGGATCGTTTTTCACGGATTCAGCGGAAACAGAGCCGACATTTTCGAGTACGACCTTCGCGCCGACACGGTTCGCAACCTGACCGACGACGCTCATTACGACGCCGCGCCCGTCTATTCGCCAGACGGGGAGAGCGTCATCTACTCGTCGGTGATGGATCAGTATGCGAAGCTCGTCAGGATCGACCTCCGAAACACCTCGGACCGCTATGTGCTCACCACCGGTGAGTGGAACGATCGCGATGCCTGGTTCAGCCCGGATGGTGGCCGGATCTTTTTCGCTTCGGATCGCCCGACCGCGCGCGACAAGGCCGTGCTCGAATCCGAGCTGCTCGAGATCGCAGCGACGTGGGCCGGTGATGATGCCGCCGCTCCGACACCCGACGCGGCGAGCTTCTCCGCCTTCAACATCTATTCGCTCGACCTCTCCACTGGCGAGGTCCTCCAATACACCGACGTGATCGGCGGCAGCTTCACCCCGGTCGTCTTCGAGGGTAAAGATTCCGAGGAGAAATTCGTCTTCGCCAGCTACTACAAGGGAGCCTGGACGCTTTTCGTCGGGAACACCGCCGATCACATCGGAGTGGCCGAGAACATCGATATCCCGGTCGATCCGATGATCGAGGAAGAACGTCCGCAGTTTCTCGCCCCCGTCGAGGTCAACCTCGATCCCGACCAGGAACAGGACGAAGGACGTTTTCGCCTCTTCATCGAAGACGTCCAGGTCAATGCCGGTGTGACGTCGGATCAGACGTTCGTATCCCGTTCGGTCCTCTACATGAGCGACATGCTCGGAGGACGAAGATTCATCGCCGCGTTCGATTCGGTATCCACATTCTCGAATTTCGACTTCATCTACCTCGACATGCGCCGCCGATGGAACTGGGGAGCCCGGATCTTCGATGATCGAACCTACTATCTGCAGGATCAGCTCGGCGAGGACGTCAGACTCGAACGAGAGGAGCTCTACCGGGAGACCGGCGCGCTCGGATTCATCAGCTATCCCTTCGATCGCTATCGGCGGCTCGATCTCGGGATCGGATACCTCTTCCGGGAGATCACGCTTCCGACTTTCGTGGCGGAACAGCTCGGTACGTCCAGCTTCGAGGACGACTTCCCCTACGTGAGCGCGACCCTCACGGGCGACAGCGCGGTCTTCCGATCGTTCGGCCCCATCTCCGGCCGCCGCTACGAACTCACGCTCCAGCACCAGACCGATCTCGACGAGGGAGGAGCGCTCAGCAACAACGTCGTCCTCGACTTCCGCCAGTACTTCCAGATGACCGCCAGGACGCTTCTCGCGGCGAGGGTGTTCGCCGGCTATTCCGAAGGCTCCCGCCCCGGCTTCTATTACTTTGGCGGTCTGAACACCCTGCGCGGATACCGGTTCCGCTCGATCGTCGGAAATCGCGCCTTTTACGGGAACTTCGAGGTGCGCTTTCCGCTGGTGGACGTCATTGCGACTCCGGTCATGACGTTTCGCGAGATACGAGGCTCGCTGTTCTTCGACGTCGGCGCCGCATGGTTCAACGGGCAGGATTACACCTTCTACGAGGATGGTGCGCTCCAGGACGGGCTTGCTTCGGTGGGCTACGGAATCTCGTTCAATTTATTCGGCCTCCAGCTCAACTGGGACTTCGCGAAACGTACGGATCTGGACTCGTTCGATGGTGATCTGGAAACCTCGTTCTGGATCGGCCCGACGTTCTAGAGGGGAGGGTGCGGGACCCCCATGAAGGCGGTTCCGGCTCCGGGCCGGGGGCATCACGCCCGGCGGGCCGTCATGTTTCGAAATGTCCCGACGACCCGATTAGTGCGACATCCGGCCGCCGAGCTCCATCTCCGGGCGAGCTGGACAAAATACCGGAAGTAACTGACGACGAACACCTTGAACCACGAACTCCGTCGTTGCTGCTCCGCTGCTACTGGACAAAACTCGTCCGCTTTGCCCGTTTTCATTAGGTCCACTAATATGGAGTTAGGCGGCTTCGACGCGAGCGGTTCCGCCGATAAAGGACAACAGAACGTGCCGAACGGTAAAGCCGGCGATAACCCTTTGAGCGATCTCACGATCCATGGCGCTCATTGCTTCGCGCCTGAGGTTGAGGAAATGCTGTTGGAGATCGATCGCGTGGGGCGACGAGCCGGACGATGGCCGCTTGGAGAAAACTGGCCATTCTCGCCGCGTGAGTTCGATTGGGCGCAAGGCAAAGATCTCGATACTGCACGCAGGCTTCTGACACACCTGCTGACAATGCTGAAAGCGGGGCGTGGAGACGAGGTTCTGGTCGATCCGAGCACGGGTAAGCCCTTCATTCATAAATAACTCTAACCAGCAGGTTCGCCGCCTAACTTGCGCTTGCAGCCGACGCGGCCCGCTCGCTGCTACATCTATAACTTGATAGACTTCCGCGTCGCGGGCCGCGCGGCTGAAGCGACGGTCCGTTAGCCGGCGGATCGCATTGCGATGGATCTTGACCCCGAGCTGATTGAGGCGATGTTCGCGAAGCATGGTGTGTCCGGGCCATGGGAGTCCCTGACTTCGACAGGTGTCGCGAACCGCATCTTTGGGACCGAAGATGTCGTGCTCCGCGTGGCCACCGATCATCCAGACGGCCTGGTCGATGCGCGGACGGAATCGGTGGCAGCACCGGTCGCTCGCGCGGCAGGGGTCCTGACACCGCGTTTGCTCGCGTTCGATGACACGCGAACGCTGGTGAACAGGCCCTTCCCGCTCTGGGAGCGCGTGCACGGGGAAACCCTCGGGTCGACGCGCCTGCCGCCCAGTTCGTTAGCCCGTGTGTGGCAGGGCGTAGGGCGGGAGCTCGCCAAGCTTCACGTACGGGTCAGCGACTGTGCCGATCCGCAACGATATCTCGACGACCCTGCGCGCGACCAGGATGTGAACGCAGCCATCAGACGCCTGGTGGAGGCGAAGCGGCTCGATACCCTCGCCGCAGACCAGCTGCGACGCCTCGTTGAAGAACTCCGCCCGCACATCGCGACGGGTATCCAGACGCGCTTCATCCATGACGACATCCATCCGATGAATGTCATGTGCTCGTCCGAAGGTGAAGTCCTGGCCATCATCGATTGGGGTGACGCGGGCTGGGGCGATCCGACACTCGACTTCGTCGCCATGCCGGATGCCGCGATCCGTCCGGCGCTGGAGGGGTACGAAGCGGTAGCACCTGGA is part of the Acidobacteriota bacterium genome and encodes:
- the waaC gene encoding lipopolysaccharide heptosyltransferase I, with translation MSSESPGPDCSRLLVIRLSALGDVLHTAPAVVALSRALAGSKMAWAVEGAYQELAREISNVEVIPVTMKRWGHAPFSPEAIRQFRAARSAVRDFARGECAVDFQGLLKSAIWGLVAGAGTRWGFGASSIREKAALLLINRRIEVDPSLHVIEQNMALASAIAGAPLPIPELDFSRFLGVRKPETTGPIVLIPGTGRAEKNWSPESFAQLGRHLISRGADVLVVWGRGEEELAGEVAEGSGARLAPPTDLRELGGLLAAALLVVGGDTGPLHMAAAMGRPVVGLYGPTDPGRNGPWGRKVAVVSTWGADRAMGSISTSSVIESIDRLLSGFST
- a CDS encoding adenylyltransferase/cytidyltransferase family protein; translated protein: MRRSPAPILDTDELERELKVRRQEGRTVALANGCFDILHVGHLRYLEGASREADILVVAVNGDRSVREIKGSGRPVMPAEERAEMIASTLWPDYVVIFDDSSPAGLIERLRPDVQCKGTDYTESSVPEGALVRSYGGRVAIVGDPKDHSTTEILGRTGR
- the hutU gene encoding urocanate hydratase yields the protein MKTIRAPRGSTLSCRGWQQEAALRMLMNNLDPEVAERPEDLIVYGGRGKAARNEEAFHAIVSALRRLENDETLLVQSGKPVGVFRTHADAPRVLIANSNLVPHWATSEEFRRLEDLGLTMYGQMTAGSWIYIGTQGILQGTFECFAAVARRHFGDSLRKRLVVSGGLGGMGGAQPLAATMNEATCLIAEIDPSRIERRLEKRYLDERIDDLDQAIDRSLEAKNAGEAVSIGVVANAVDLLERLLERSIIPDVLTDQTSAHDELNGYVPTGLSFDAALELRRRDPDEYVRRSYESMARHVRAMIALQDAGAVTFDYGNNLRGQALKAGVENPFAIEGFVPLFIRPLFCEGKGPFRWAALSGDPEDIRVTDEKILELFPDDVALHRWIRMAQERVEFQGLPARICWLGYGERDRAGLAFNELVRSGAVRAPIVIGRDHLDSGSVASPNRETEGMKDGSDAIADWPILNVLLNAVAGATWVSFHHGGGVGIGYSLHAGMVVVADGTEAAATRIERVLTTDPGTGVMRHVDAGYERAIDVAGERGVDIPMLKR
- the nth gene encoding endonuclease III: MRDRSRKIYRRLVRMYPDAECSLDFENAWQLLVATILSAQSTDANVNEVTPRLFERFAGPEDLANAKRNEIEELIHSTGFFRQKAKAIQTTALAVVREHGGVVPDTMEELVELQGVGRKTANVVLGNAMGRPAGVVVDTHVRRVSSRLGFTAHDDPVKIERDLMELFSKRTWVRLSHLLIAHGRAICQARRPLCEQCRLSDLCPSSRV
- a CDS encoding phage holin family protein gives rise to the protein MDRSLGEIIKGLMADISTLIRSEIALAKLEVRHSVTKLGVGGIFFLVAGIFALTGVILLIVMLILILAIWLQTWAATLIVALLLFALAFVAVIMGKKKLSSLEIVPKASVESVRTDINAIRNRGTQ
- the dprA gene encoding DNA-processing protein DprA, with product MPSDKLRDLHLAYSFIHFLNPARMRVLRQTFDPLTEVAQTPVRALASLLNLSEPRARLVRDPLQLPEFANQVERWRDHVITLLDPGYPPLLAEIHDPPSALWVRGSRDALSRRSVAVVGSRKATHYGLAAATRLARELARHGVVVVSGLARGIDSAAHEAAVTAGGTTIAVMATGIDVIYPRSHEKLAERIVATGGTLITELPPGRPPHKSNFPVRNRIISGLSAGAVIVEASARSGSLITARLAAEQNREVFAVPGSIFHEGTEGPHRLIQYGAKLVHDVSDILEEIGIDVGPELAREAEPDLPEGLATILKTLKPDEPLHVDAIAERSRTPVSRLGTALFELETRGLVKALPGAAYVRIS
- a CDS encoding tetratricopeptide repeat protein, with amino-acid sequence MKRLLPIFLTTLVAVPIGCRSHDLSTEQGQARFGVEAAEMNLWREARFRFEKTVQMNPDDARNWSNLAVAYEGTGEYDLARDAYLRALQLDRANEFVQRNYSRFLEHYGTPEAEDAKEESPEEAEKPTEDAEASPEESDETTEEVEESEDAEESEETEESEDPNEDLPDGSVPPAAPIDPDPGDSEMPEDESEDSN
- a CDS encoding BamA/TamA family outer membrane protein; translated protein: MKRIAAAVSTILLVSAFAQEASGFGKNKITYDEFDWKIYTSTHFDVYFYEEERESLQKIVNYAESAYDELSRRFDHQIEKRIPLIYYATHSAFEQNNIILNFIPEGVGAFAEPVRNRMVLPIDMPDEAVYALIKHELTHVFEYEIFFQGRLGRRIRANPPTWLMEGLASYMAQDEDTADRMVLRDAVVNDNLPSISQPVGGFFGYRFGHAVFEFMETNWGIEGLRDFIYEYRNALGSDVERPIRRAFDLSINEFDSMFRTWLRKRYLPALISKGEPLEYGEPFRLGENVYSQETSPVPAPSGDLMAAIATYKQDVDVALFTVPDRKLFKNISRGFPDHYEYVIAQFLTTAPAMGRDIGFSPDGDRIAMFVKKERGRQLMIVNALYGNIERIIPMPDVEQQLSPSWSPDGNRIVFHGFSGNRADIFEYDLRADTVRNLTDDAHYDAAPVYSPDGESVIYSSVMDQYAKLVRIDLRNTSDRYVLTTGEWNDRDAWFSPDGGRIFFASDRPTARDKAVLESELLEIAATWAGDDAAAPTPDAASFSAFNIYSLDLSTGEVLQYTDVIGGSFTPVVFEGKDSEEKFVFASYYKGAWTLFVGNTADHIGVAENIDIPVDPMIEEERPQFLAPVEVNLDPDQEQDEGRFRLFIEDVQVNAGVTSDQTFVSRSVLYMSDMLGGRRFIAAFDSVSTFSNFDFIYLDMRRRWNWGARIFDDRTYYLQDQLGEDVRLEREELYRETGALGFISYPFDRYRRLDLGIGYLFREITLPTFVAEQLGTSSFEDDFPYVSATLTGDSAVFRSFGPISGRRYELTLQHQTDLDEGGALSNNVVLDFRQYFQMTARTLLAARVFAGYSEGSRPGFYYFGGLNTLRGYRFRSIVGNRAFYGNFEVRFPLVDVIATPVMTFREIRGSLFFDVGAAWFNGQDYTFYEDGALQDGLASVGYGISFNLFGLQLNWDFAKRTDLDSFDGDLETSFWIGPTF